ACTCAACACGCTCAAGCCCGCACCGGGCTCGAAGAAGAACAGGCGGCGCGTTGGCCGCGGAATCGGTTCGGGGCTCGGCAAGACCGCCGGCCGCGGGCACAAGGGCCAGAAATCGCGCGCCGGCGGCTTTCACAAGGTCGGCTTCGAGGGCGGGCAGATGCCGCTCCAGCGCCGCATGCCCAAGCGCGGCTTCGTCGCGGTCACGATCCAGCCGGCCGTCGAGGTGCGCCTGGGCGACCTGAAGAGGATCGAGGGCGACACCGTCGATATCGTCTCGCTGCAGGCGGCGGGTCTCGTCGCCGGTGGCGTGAAGCGCGCCAAGATCATCCTGACCGGCAAGGTCGAGAAGGCCTTCAAGGTACAGGGCGTGGGCGTCACGAAGGGCGCCAAGGCGGCCATCGAGGCCGCCGGCGGCTCCATCGCGGCCTGACGTCCGGGACCAAGCACTTGTCATCCAATCCCCTCTCAACCCTCGGAAAGCTGGGCGACCTCAAGCGTCGCCTGTGGTTTCTCGTGGGCGCGCTCGTCGTCTACCGCATGGGGACCTTCATTCCCGTGCCTGGGATCGACCCTGCGGAGCTCGCGAAACTCTTCCAGCAGACCAAGGGCGGCATCCTGGACATGTTCAACATGTTCTCGGGAGGGGCGCTGTCGCGATTCTCGATCTTCGCGCTGGGCATCATGCCCTACATTTCCGCATCGATCATCATGCAGCTCCTGACGGTGGTTTCGCCCCAGCTCGAGGCGCTCAAGAAGGAAGGCGAGGCGGGCCGCAGGAAGATCACGCAGTACACGCGTTACGGCACCGTCGTGCTCGCCGCCTTCCAGGCGCTCGGGATCTCCGTTGCGCTGGAAGCCCAGCCGGGCCTCGTCATCGACCCGGGTCTTGCGTTCCGGCTCGTGACGGTGATCACCCTCATGACCGGCACGCTGTTCCTGATGTGGCTGGGCGAGCAGATTACCGAGCGGGGCCTGGGCAACGGTATCTCGATGATCATTTTCGCGGGCATCGTGGCGGGTCTTCCGCATGCGATCGGGGGGACACTCGAGCTGGTGCGCACCGGCGCGATGACCATCTTCGTGGCGCTGTTCATCTTCGCCCTGGTGTTCGGGGTCACGTTCGTCGTCGTGTTCGTGGAGAAGGGCCAGCGCCGCATCCTGGTGAATTACGCCAAGCGCCAGGTAGGCAACAAGCTCTACGGTGGCCAGAGCTCGTTCCTGCCGCTCAAGCTGAACATGTCCGGCGTCATCCCGCCGATCTTCGCCTCGTCGATCATCCTGTTTCCCGCCACCCTCGCGAGCTGGTTCGGCGCCAACGAGAAGATGACCTGGCTGAAGGATCTTTCCGCGGCGCTCTCGCCCGGGCAGGCCCTCTACATCGTGCTCTACGCCTCGGCGATCATCTTCTTCTGCTTCTTCTACACGGCGCTGGTGTTCAATTCCAAGGAGACGGCGGACAACCTCAAGAAGAGCGGCGCTTTCGTCCCCGGAATCCGGCCCGGCGACCAGACGGCGCGCTACATCGACAAGATCATCACCCGGCTCACGCTGATCGGCGCCATCTACATCACGCTCGTCTGCCTGCTGCCCGAGTTCCTGCATACGCAGTACAACGTGCCGTTCTACTTCGGGGGCACCTCGCTCCTGATCGTGGTCGTGGTCACGATGGATTTCATGGCGCAACTCCAGGCCTACCTGATGTCGCACCAGTACGAAAGCCTGCTCAAGAAGGCGAACTTCAAGGGCACGGGCGGCTTCCCGGTGCGCTAGGGAAAACCGGGAATGGCGAAGGAAGAGACGATTCAGATGCAGGGAGAGGTCGTTGAGACCCTCCCGAATGCGATGTTCCGGGTGAAGCTCGAGAACGGTCACGTGGTTCTCGGTCACATCTCCGGGAAGATGCGGATGCACTACATCCGGATCCTGCCGGGCGACAAGGTGACCGTCGAGCTCACCCCGTACGACTTGACGAAGGCCCGGATCACGTTCCGGGCGAAGTGAGGAGAAAACGATGCGAGTTCAGGCTTCGGTGAAGAAAATCTGCCGCAAGTGCAAGATCGTGCGACGCAAGGGCGTCGTGCGCGTCATCTGCTCGGACCCGCGCCACAAGCAGCGCCAGGGCTGACCGCCCCGGCCCGCCCAGGATAAAGCTAAGGAAAAGCCATGGCCCGTATTGCCGGCATCAATATCCCGAACCACCAGCACGCCTCGATCGCGCTGACCGCCATTTTCGGCATCGGCCGCGCCCGCGCCCGTCTTATCTGCGACGCAGCCGGCGTGAAGCAGTCCGCGAAGATCAAGGATCTCACCGACGGCGAGATGGACAAGCTGCGCGAGCAGGTGTCGCGCTTCGGCGTCGAGGGAGACCTCCGGCGCGAGACGTCCATGAACATCAAGCGGCTCATGGACCTCGGTTGCTATCGGGGGGTTCGCCACAAGAAGGGCCTGCCTGTCCGGGGCCAGCGCACGCGTACCAACGCGCGTACCCGCAAGGGGCCGCGCAAGGCCGTGCGACTGTCGAAGTCCGCCTGACCCCATTCACGAGTTGAGGAATCCATAGCATGGCAAAACCTGCCGCCACGAGAGTCCGAAAGAAGGTCAAGAAGAATGTGTCCGAGGGAATCGCGCACATTCACGCCTCCTTCAACAACACGATCGTGACCATTACCGACCGCCAGGGCAATGCCCTGTCGTGGGCGACATCCGGCGGCGCGGGCTTCAAGGGCTCGCGCAAGTCCACGCCATTCGCGGCGCAGGTCGCCGCAGAGGCTGCCGGACGAGCCGCGCAGGAATGCGGCGTGAAGAACCTTGAAGTGCGCATCAAGGGTCCCGGCCCCGGCCGCGAGTCCGCGGTGCGGGCCCTCAACGCCCTCGGGCTCAAGATCCTTTCGATCGCCGACGTGACGCCGGTGCCGCACAACGGCTGCCGTCCGCCGAAGCGCCGCCGGATGTAACCCGGCCGGCCAGACGAAAAGAACACAGGAGAACACCGTGGCACGCTATCTCGGCCCCAGTTGCAAGCTCGCCCGTCGCGAGGGCACCGACCTGTTCCTGAAGAGCGCCCGCCGTGGGCTG
The sequence above is a segment of the Betaproteobacteria bacterium genome. Coding sequences within it:
- the rplO gene encoding 50S ribosomal protein L15 translates to MELNTLKPAPGSKKNRRRVGRGIGSGLGKTAGRGHKGQKSRAGGFHKVGFEGGQMPLQRRMPKRGFVAVTIQPAVEVRLGDLKRIEGDTVDIVSLQAAGLVAGGVKRAKIILTGKVEKAFKVQGVGVTKGAKAAIEAAGGSIAA
- the secY gene encoding preprotein translocase subunit SecY, which translates into the protein MSSNPLSTLGKLGDLKRRLWFLVGALVVYRMGTFIPVPGIDPAELAKLFQQTKGGILDMFNMFSGGALSRFSIFALGIMPYISASIIMQLLTVVSPQLEALKKEGEAGRRKITQYTRYGTVVLAAFQALGISVALEAQPGLVIDPGLAFRLVTVITLMTGTLFLMWLGEQITERGLGNGISMIIFAGIVAGLPHAIGGTLELVRTGAMTIFVALFIFALVFGVTFVVVFVEKGQRRILVNYAKRQVGNKLYGGQSSFLPLKLNMSGVIPPIFASSIILFPATLASWFGANEKMTWLKDLSAALSPGQALYIVLYASAIIFFCFFYTALVFNSKETADNLKKSGAFVPGIRPGDQTARYIDKIITRLTLIGAIYITLVCLLPEFLHTQYNVPFYFGGTSLLIVVVVTMDFMAQLQAYLMSHQYESLLKKANFKGTGGFPVR
- the infA gene encoding translation initiation factor IF-1, translating into MAKEETIQMQGEVVETLPNAMFRVKLENGHVVLGHISGKMRMHYIRILPGDKVTVELTPYDLTKARITFRAK
- the rpmJ gene encoding 50S ribosomal protein L36, which translates into the protein MRVQASVKKICRKCKIVRRKGVVRVICSDPRHKQRQG
- the rpsM gene encoding 30S ribosomal protein S13; this translates as MARIAGINIPNHQHASIALTAIFGIGRARARLICDAAGVKQSAKIKDLTDGEMDKLREQVSRFGVEGDLRRETSMNIKRLMDLGCYRGVRHKKGLPVRGQRTRTNARTRKGPRKAVRLSKSA
- the rpsK gene encoding 30S ribosomal protein S11, encoding MAKPAATRVRKKVKKNVSEGIAHIHASFNNTIVTITDRQGNALSWATSGGAGFKGSRKSTPFAAQVAAEAAGRAAQECGVKNLEVRIKGPGPGRESAVRALNALGLKILSIADVTPVPHNGCRPPKRRRM